A single window of Nicotiana tabacum cultivar K326 unplaced genomic scaffold, ASM71507v2 Un00150, whole genome shotgun sequence DNA harbors:
- the LOC142179006 gene encoding 17.1 kDa class II heat shock protein-like, whose amino-acid sequence MDLALRDLGFDPSMIVALHDMFNFMDETTEQKPQHPSRTYIRDTKAMKATPADVIEYPNVYQFLVDMPGLKPDQVKVHLEDENVLVVSGERKREKEKEEKEGIKYLRMERRFGKLMKKFVLPENANTDAISAAFQDGVLVVTVEKRPPPEPKKPKVIEVKLGGGESSTTGGGGVQATEGGGQQVQDGVPSEVKTD is encoded by the coding sequence ATGGATTTAGCTCTTAGAGATTTGGGTTTTGATCCATCGATGATAGTTGCACTTCACGACATGTTTAATTTTATGGACGAAACAACAGAGCAAAAACCTCAACATCCATCTAGGACTTACATACGAGACACGAAAGCCATGAAAGCAACACCAGCAGATGTAATAGAATACCCTAACGTCTACCAGTTTTTAGTGGACATGCCAGGGTTGAAACCTGACCAAGTCAAAGTCCATTTGGAGGATGAAAATGTGCTAGTTGTGAGCGGAGAaaggaagagagagaaagagaaggaaGAGAAAGAAGGGATAAAGTATCTGAGAATGGAAAGGAGATTCGGGAAGTTGATGAAAAAGTTTGTGCTGCCGGAAAATGCTAACACAGACGCCATATCGGCGGCGTTTCAGGACGGCGTGCTGGTGGTGACGGTGGAGAAAAGGCCACCGCCGGAACCCAAGAAGCCAAAAGTGATTGAAGTTAAGTTGGGAGGAGGAGAGAGTAGTACTACCGGCGGTGGTGGTGTCCAAGCAACTGAAGGAGGGGGTCAACAAGTCCAAGATGGAGTTCCCAGTGAAGTTAAAACTGACTAA